A genomic stretch from Theobroma cacao cultivar B97-61/B2 chromosome 4, Criollo_cocoa_genome_V2, whole genome shotgun sequence includes:
- the LOC18602179 gene encoding protein RETICULATA-RELATED 3, chloroplastic: MASLARYRFSMLTRQFPNMSESRRFKSQSVDFVSVPQNQSIRFLNTKISNPKLQIPCAGGGGDADGGIGKSGGGGGGGRGDDNSNSNSNSNSSDNSWQGVGILGLFLSGWRDRVAADPQFPFKVIMEELVGVSACVLGDMASRPNFGLNELDFVFSTLVVGSILNFTLMYLLAPTASAASSSLPAIFANCPQSHMFELGAYTFMNRLGTFVFKGTVFAAVGFAAGLVGTAISNGLINMRKKMDPSFETPNKAPPTLLNALTWAIHMGVSSNLRYQTLNGIEFLLAKGVPPLVFKSSVVVLRCLNNILGGMSFVILARMTGAQSVEAKPAMVEVGSVAEKEKLVVEGDNLDTNQSTFK; encoded by the coding sequence ATGGCGTCCCTGGCTCGGTATCGTTTCTCGATGTTAACGAGGCAATTCCCTAACATGAGTGAGAGCCGCCGTTTCAAATCACAATCAGTAGATTTTGTTTCAGTCCCTCAAAACCAATCAATCCGCTTTCTGAACACCAAGATTTCCAATCCCAAACTTCAAATTCCATGCGCTGGAGGAGGAGGCGATGCAGATGGTGGGATCGGTAAGAGCGGAGGTGGTGGCGGAGGAGGTAGAGGAGATGACAATTCTAATTCGAATTCCAACTCCAACTCCAGCGACAATTCATGGCAGGGGGTTGGCATTCTGGGTCTTTTCCTAAGCGGCTGGAGAGATAGGGTTGCAGCAGATCCCCAGTTTCCATTCAAGGTTATAATGGAAGAGTTGGTGGGAGTCAGTGCTTGTGTTCTTGGGGACATGGCATCTCGTCCTAACTTTGGTCTTAACGAGCTTGATTTCGTTTTCTCAACTCTCGTTGTGGGTTCCATTTTGAATTTCACTCTCATGTATCTCTTGGCACCCACAGCCTCCGCTGCTTCTTCAAGTCTCCCTGCCATCTTTGCAAATTGCCCACAAAGTCATATGTTCGAACTGGGCGCTTATACCTTCATGAACCGTTTAGGGACTTTTGTCTTCAAAGGGACTGTGTTTGCCGCTGTTGGATTCGCTGcaggcctcgttggaaccgcAATCTCTAATGGGTTGATCAACATGAGGAAGAAAATGGATCCCAGTTTCGAAACACCCAACAAGGCTCCTCCTACCTTGTTGAATGCTCTCACCTGGGCTATTCACATGGGTGTTAGCAGCAATTTGAGGTACCAAACCTTGAATGGGATAGAGTTTCTGTTGGCCAAGGGAGTCCCCCCCTTGGTATTTAAGTCATCAGTGGTGGTTCTGAGATGCTTAAATAACATACTTGGAGGAATGTCATTCGTAATTTTGGCAAGGATGACAGGAGCACAAAGTGTTGAAGCGAAGCCAGCGATGGTTGAGGTTGGATCTGTTGCCGAGAAGGAGAAGTTGGTGGTCGAAGGTGACAACTTGGACACCAATCAGTCAACTTTCAAGTGA
- the LOC18602178 gene encoding KH domain-containing protein At2g38610: MSGLYNPNFSPARAASPQIRSTPDVDSQYLSELLAEHQKLGPFMQVLPICSRLLNQEIFRVSGMMSNQGFGDFDRMRHRSPSPMASSNLISNVSGTGLGGWNSLPQERLSGPPGMTMDWQGAPASPSSYTVKRILRLEIPVDTYPNFNFVGRLLGPRGNSLKRVEATTGCRVYIRGKGSIKDPDKEEKLRGRPGYEHLNDPLHILIEADLPANIVDIRLRQAQEIIEELLKPVDESQDFIKRQQLRELAMLNSNFREESPGPSGSVSPFNSSGMKRPKTGR; the protein is encoded by the exons ATGTCAGGTCTGTATAATCCCAACTTCTCACCTGCGAGAGCTGCTTCTCCACAGATTAGAAGCACCCCAGACGTTGACAG TCAGTACTTATCAGAGCTGTTGGCAGAGCATCAAAAGCTTGGACCTTTCATGCAAGTCCTTCCGATATGCAGCCGACTGTTAAATCAAG AGATATTTCGAGTCTCAGGAATGAtgtccaaccaaggatttggTGACTTTGACCGGATGCGGCATAGAAGCCCCAGTCCCATGGCTTCTTCAAACCTTATTTCAAATGTTTCTGGGACAGGATTAGGTGGCTGGAATAGTCTTCCTCAAGAG AGACTAAGTGGACCTCCTGGGATGACAATGGACTGGCAAGGTGCACCAGCAAGCCCTAGTTCATACACTGTGAAGAGGATTTTGCGTCTTGAAATTCCTGTTGATACATATCCAAAT TTCAATTTTGTTGGACGGCTTCTTGGCCCTAGAGGCAATTCATTAAAACGGGTAGAAGCTACAACTGGCTGCCGTGTATACATTAGAGGCAAGGGATCTATAAAGGATCCAGACAAG GAAGAGAAGCTCAGAGGCAGACCTGGCTATGAGCACCTGAATGATCCACTCCACATCTTAATTGAGGCTGATTTACCTGCTAATATTGTTGATATAAGGCTTAGACAGGCACAGGAAATCATAGAGGAATTACTTAAACCTGTG GACGAGTCACAAGATTTTATCAAGAGGCAGCAGTTGCGTGAACTGGCAATGCTAAATTCCAATTTCAGAGAGGAGAGTCCTGGTCCAAGTGGTAGTGTTTCTCCTTTTAATTCCAGTGGAATGAAACGTCCCAAAACAGGACGCTGa
- the LOC18602177 gene encoding NADH dehydrogenase [ubiquinone] 1 alpha subcomplex subunit 1, which produces MAWIWLEAALPLGIIAGMLCIMGNAQYQIHKAYHGRPKHIGNDMWDVAMERRDKKLLENLSASSSN; this is translated from the exons atggcTTGGATATGGTTGGAAGCAGCACTTCCACTTGGAATCATTGCCGGAATGCTCTGCATTATGGGCAACGCTCAGTATCAAATCCACAAAGCTTATCATGGCCGG CCCAAGCACATCGGCAACGATATGTGGGACGTCGCCATGGAAAGAAGGGATAAAAAGCTCTTAGAAAACCTCTCTGCCTCTTCTTCTAATTGA